A part of Anabas testudineus chromosome 7, fAnaTes1.2, whole genome shotgun sequence genomic DNA contains:
- the zhx3 gene encoding zinc fingers and homeoboxes protein 3 isoform X2, with protein MSVQSDWESNCPRAVLQYRITTSLSEGGNGGRREGNTSPQEASPFCMETRHIEASQIFLQNCSENCKWTYGQILPPSFPHAWSIVSWKQLIFSLTPHLQPFDQPSPPCGHTMASKRKSTTPCMIPSKTIRPPEEVEQDSPVPLRASRISGGGVSSPLDPGESSKPEAGDTVKDGGGTYTCKPCNFETHDLNLFLDHVYTGHPDFRADPSFFCMNCGVSAPKFEGLALHNARVHPSTLNTTLQLRKKDRRIVVEQNLVMGMESGKDSEISITKTPIMRMLKGKSEPKRIVVSHSVSDETSSDPHSLTVSREAERKETAAVTVTHVPTIVHNGTTKVTLPSAIQIVNGSGALPMLKTPITQVVSVVQNRSLQQTAPTTASANVSSPSSPSSSKNLPKVMIPLSSIPTYSASMDSSSFLKTSFSKFPYPTKAELCYLTVVTKFPEEQIKIWFTAQRLKQGISWSPEEIEEARRKMFNTIIQTAPSSSQNQTQSHHSPAQHTITVLPASLGATGIPHILQGSLVGQGGVIVTQPVMANGIQVSSAPVALAVTPKPQAAARPMMQARPTAALVADKGISMVVGTVGSSSTGSNIISSSNSSRSAGGVTSSVTSSSQASVINLSLGSSNHSNGKINSVNGKHSSTITDCNDKSNSNVTSPVNAKKTDISKASNTSIVQSDNKVTADGKPISSDSNASSDGQKCKDNNGSSNKNTTSTSADDVDPPTSDSPTIKMENASSPASKSSSPCPAAPLSGTSGTRTPVNTFLDSSFYKGKKSQEQLNALKDSFQISQFPDQEEVDRLIALTGLTVREVRKWFSDRRYHFRNLKGTRTSTGAQNKSGTAAGTGSRSSLPGSGTTNSVNPVDMSESGSNSGSKTPQHSSAPLSPTASQIPTSPTTPSRRLPRPPSPDFTAIRYKEREPHQVKALEASFSQDNDPSGEEVDRLRSETKMTRREIHGWFAERRKRVAAEKKKEEVERAMREEDDDEMEADGDERQRQDGSGELKVNPIKINLKMLKVTEANGKAEGEELDSPALPHQFSSTPASSPGTTPSSTPKPSQTLTPTPKSSHSPKPTAIRGKKTAEQLHLLKQVYARTQWPSAAQYDELISATGLPRPEVVRWFGDSRYVQKNGQLKWLEAYQNMAIEEDLQKGNTQILQDHLDIHGRLEDSQLQELAQASGLTVDLVQHWFSGKASLPLTEQTAARVIGPRPVAPGLPAEPRTTGSSPLEPQPGGGTEVKMEQSVCGVATEEKANTEKTVNPTEGTD; from the exons ATGTCGGTGCAGAGTGACTGGGAGAGCAATTGCCCTAGAGCTGTCCTCCAATACCGCATCACTACCTCTCTGTCAGAGGGAGGGAAcggaggaaggagggaggggaaTACTTCTCCACAGGAAGCGTCACCATTTTGTATGGAGACAAGGCATATAGAG GCCTCACAGATTTTCCTTCAGAATTGCAGTGAGAACTGCAAGTGGACTTATGGACAAATCCTTCCACCCTCCTTCCCCCATGCCTGGTCTATAGTTAGCTGGAAGCAACTCATATTCTCACTCACACCCCACTTACAGCCATTTGACCAGCCCTCCCCACCCTGTGGTCACACCATGGCCAGCAAGAGGAAGTCTACTACTCCTTGTATGATACCTAGCAAAACTATACGTCCTCCAGAGGAGGTTGAACAGGACTCTCCTGTTCCTCTTCGTGCATCCAGGATTTCAGGAGGCGGTGTGTCTAGCCCCCTAGACCCCGGAGAGTCTTCCAAACCAGAGGCGGGGGACACTGTCAAAGATGGCGGCGGCACTTACACCTGTAAGCCTTGTAACTTTGAAACCCATGACCTTAACTTATTCTTGGATCATGTGTATACCGGGCACCCAGACTTCCGTGCAGATCCCAGCTTCTTTTGTATGAACTGTGGGGTTTCTGCACCCAAGTTTGAAGGGCTGGCCCTGCACAATGCCAGGGTTCACCCCAGCACGTTGAACACCACTTTGCAGCTGAGGAAAAAGGACAGGAGGATTGTGGTGGAGCAAAATCTGGTGATGGGGATGGAGTCAGGGAAGGACAGTGAGATTTCCATCACCAAAACCCCAATTATGAGGATGCTGAAGGGCAAATCAGAACCTAAACGGATAGTTGTGTCGCACTCAGTCTCTGACGAGACTTCATCAGACCCTCAttctctcactgtctccagAGAGGCTGAGAGGAAAGAGACTGCTGCAGTGACAGTCACTCATGTTCCCACCATAGTGCACAATGGAACCACTAAGGTCACCCTGCCCTCTGCAATCCAGATAGTCAATGGCTCTGGAGCATTACCGATGCTTAAGACACCCATTACACAG GTGGTTTCAGTGGTGCAAAACAGAAGCCTTCAGCAAACTGCACCAACCACAGCTTCTGCAAatgtttcctctccttcctcaccCTCTTCCTCCAAAAATCTCCCAAag GTAATGATTCCTTTGAGCAGCATCCCTACCTATAGTGCCTCCATGGACTCCTCTTCCTTCTTGAAGACCTCCTTCAGCAAGTTCCCATACCCCACAAAGGCTGAGCTCTGTTACCTGACTGTTGTCACAAAGTTCCCTGAGGAGCAGATCAAGATCTGGTTCACAGCCCAGAGACTTAAACAAGGTATCAGCTGGTCTCCTGAGGAGATTGAAGAAGCTAGGAGGAAGATGTTCAACACCATCATCCAGACGGCACCCTCCAGCTCACAGAACCAGACACAGAGTCACCACAGCCCAGCCCAACACACAATCACAGTCCTGCCTGCGTCACTGGGAGCCACAGGGATCCCTCACATCCTGCAGGGATCTCTTGTTGGCCAAGGAGGGGTAATTGTCACACAGCCTGTAATGGCCAATGGTATCCAGGTTAGCAGTGCTCCTGTTGCCTTGGCTGTCACACCAAAGCCCCAAGCAGCAGCCCGCCCCATGATGCAGGCCCGACCTACTGCAGCCCTGGTGGCAGACAAAGGCATCAGCATGGTGGTGGGGACAGTGGGCAGCAGCAGTACTGGGAGCAACATCATTAGCAGCAGTAATAGTAGTAGGAGTGCAGGAGGGGTCACTAGCAGTGTTACCAGTAGCAGTCAAGCTAGTGTCATCAACCTTAGTCTTGGAAGCAGTAATCATAGTAATGGTAAGATAAACAGTGTCAATGGCAAGCACAGCAGTACTATCACAGACTGCAATGACAAAAGTAATAGTAATGTTACCAGCCCTGTAAACGCTAAGAAGACTGATATCAGTAAAGCCAGCAACACCAGCATTGTGCAGAGTGACAACAAAGTTACCGCAGACGGCAAACCTATCAGCAGTGACAGCAACGCGAGCAGTGATGGACAGAAGTGCAAAGATAATAATGGTAGCagcaacaaaaatacaactAGCACAAGTGCAGATGATGTCGATCCCCCCACCAGTGACTCTCCAAccattaaaatggaaaatgcatCTTCCCCTGCCTCCAAATCTTCTTCTCCTTGTCCTGCAGCTCCTCTAAGCGGCACGTCTGGCACCCGGACACCAGTTAACACATTCCTTGACTCCAGTTTTTACAAGGGCAAGAAATCTCAGGAGCAGCTCAACGCTCTGAAGGATAGTTTTCAGATCAGCCAGTTTCCCGACCAGGAGGAGGTCGACCGCCTCATAGCACTGACTGGGCTCACAGTACGAGAGGTCCGCAAGTGGTTCAGTGACCGGCGCTACCACTTTCGCAACCTTAAAGGTACACGCACAAGCACAGGTGCACAGAATAAGTCTGGCACTGCAGCTGGAACAGGGAGCAGATCAAGTTTACCGGGGAGTGGCACCACCAACAGCGTCAACCCTGTTGACATGTCAGAAAGTGGCAGCAACTCTGGTTCAAAAACACCCCAGCACAGCTCTGCACCCTTGAGTCCAACTGCATCACAGATTCCCACGTCACCCACCACGCCTTCCCGACGACTTCCCAGACCACCTTCTCCTGATTTCACAGCTATCCGCTACAAGGAAAGAGAACCCCACCAG GTGAAGGCACTAGAGGCCAGCTTTTCCCAGGACAATGACCCATCAGGAGAAGAAGTGGACAGATTGCGGTCAGAGACAAAGATGACACGAAGGGAGATCCACGGTTGGTTTgctgagaggaggaagagagtggcagctgagaaaaaaaaggaggaggtggagcggGCAATGAGGGAGGAGGACGACGACGAGATGGAGGCTGATGGGGACGAGCGACAGAGACAGGATGGCTCTGGAGAACTGAAAGTGAACCCTATTAAAATAAACCTTAAGATGCTAAAGGTGACGGAGGCCAATGGCAAAGCGGAGGGCGAAGAGTTGGATAGCCCCGCCTTACCGCATCAGTTCAGCAGCACACCTGCATCCTCCCCAGGCACCACTCCATCTTCCACCCCCAAACCATCCCAAACCCTCACCCCAACACCCAAATCATCCCATTCTCCCAAACCCACAGCAATCCGAGGTAAAAAGACAGCGGAGCAGCTTCACCTGCTCAAACAAGTCTATGCTCGGACGCAGTGGCCCAGCGCCGCTCAGTACGATGAACTTATCTCTGCCACTGGCCTGCCCAGACCAGAAGTAGTGCGCTGGTTTGGAGACAGCCGTTATGTGCAGAAAAATGGCCAACTGAAGTGGCTGGAGGCGTACCAGAACATGGCTATAGAAGAGGACCTTCAGAAGGGAAACACACAGATCCTCCAGGACCACTTGGACATCCACGGCAGGCTGGAGGACTCACAG TTACAGGAACTGGCTCAGGCCAGTGGTTTAACAGTGGACTTGGTGCAACATTGGTTCTCTGGCAAGGCGTCATTGCCCCTGACAGAACAAACTGCTGCCCGTGTGATAGGACCAAGACCAGTTGCACCAGGGTTACCAGCCGAGCCACGAACAACAGGATCCTCCCCTTTGGAGCCGCAGCCAGGAGGAGGGACGGAGGTGAAAATGGAGCAGTCGGTGTGTGGTGTCGCAACAGAGGAGAAGGCCAACACTGAGAAGACTGTGAATCCTACTGAAG GAACTGACTGA
- the zhx3 gene encoding zinc fingers and homeoboxes protein 3 isoform X4: MASKRKSTTPCMIPSKTIRPPEEVEQDSPVPLRASRISGGGVSSPLDPGESSKPEAGDTVKDGGGTYTCKPCNFETHDLNLFLDHVYTGHPDFRADPSFFCMNCGVSAPKFEGLALHNARVHPSTLNTTLQLRKKDRRIVVEQNLVMGMESGKDSEISITKTPIMRMLKGKSEPKRIVVSHSVSDETSSDPHSLTVSREAERKETAAVTVTHVPTIVHNGTTKVTLPSAIQIVNGSGALPMLKTPITQVVSVVQNRSLQQTAPTTASANVSSPSSPSSSKNLPKVMIPLSSIPTYSASMDSSSFLKTSFSKFPYPTKAELCYLTVVTKFPEEQIKIWFTAQRLKQGISWSPEEIEEARRKMFNTIIQTAPSSSQNQTQSHHSPAQHTITVLPASLGATGIPHILQGSLVGQGGVIVTQPVMANGIQVSSAPVALAVTPKPQAAARPMMQARPTAALVADKGISMVVGTVGSSSTGSNIISSSNSSRSAGGVTSSVTSSSQASVINLSLGSSNHSNGKINSVNGKHSSTITDCNDKSNSNVTSPVNAKKTDISKASNTSIVQSDNKVTADGKPISSDSNASSDGQKCKDNNGSSNKNTTSTSADDVDPPTSDSPTIKMENASSPASKSSSPCPAAPLSGTSGTRTPVNTFLDSSFYKGKKSQEQLNALKDSFQISQFPDQEEVDRLIALTGLTVREVRKWFSDRRYHFRNLKGTRTSTGAQNKSGTAAGTGSRSSLPGSGTTNSVNPVDMSESGSNSGSKTPQHSSAPLSPTASQIPTSPTTPSRRLPRPPSPDFTAIRYKEREPHQVKALEASFSQDNDPSGEEVDRLRSETKMTRREIHGWFAERRKRVAAEKKKEEVERAMREEDDDEMEADGDERQRQDGSGELKVNPIKINLKMLKVTEANGKAEGEELDSPALPHQFSSTPASSPGTTPSSTPKPSQTLTPTPKSSHSPKPTAIRGKKTAEQLHLLKQVYARTQWPSAAQYDELISATGLPRPEVVRWFGDSRYVQKNGQLKWLEAYQNMAIEEDLQKGNTQILQDHLDIHGRLEDSQTFLYSQLQELAQASGLTVDLVQHWFSGKASLPLTEQTAARVIGPRPVAPGLPAEPRTTGSSPLEPQPGGGTEVKMEQSVCGVATEEKANTEKTVNPTEGTD; this comes from the exons ATGGCCAGCAAGAGGAAGTCTACTACTCCTTGTATGATACCTAGCAAAACTATACGTCCTCCAGAGGAGGTTGAACAGGACTCTCCTGTTCCTCTTCGTGCATCCAGGATTTCAGGAGGCGGTGTGTCTAGCCCCCTAGACCCCGGAGAGTCTTCCAAACCAGAGGCGGGGGACACTGTCAAAGATGGCGGCGGCACTTACACCTGTAAGCCTTGTAACTTTGAAACCCATGACCTTAACTTATTCTTGGATCATGTGTATACCGGGCACCCAGACTTCCGTGCAGATCCCAGCTTCTTTTGTATGAACTGTGGGGTTTCTGCACCCAAGTTTGAAGGGCTGGCCCTGCACAATGCCAGGGTTCACCCCAGCACGTTGAACACCACTTTGCAGCTGAGGAAAAAGGACAGGAGGATTGTGGTGGAGCAAAATCTGGTGATGGGGATGGAGTCAGGGAAGGACAGTGAGATTTCCATCACCAAAACCCCAATTATGAGGATGCTGAAGGGCAAATCAGAACCTAAACGGATAGTTGTGTCGCACTCAGTCTCTGACGAGACTTCATCAGACCCTCAttctctcactgtctccagAGAGGCTGAGAGGAAAGAGACTGCTGCAGTGACAGTCACTCATGTTCCCACCATAGTGCACAATGGAACCACTAAGGTCACCCTGCCCTCTGCAATCCAGATAGTCAATGGCTCTGGAGCATTACCGATGCTTAAGACACCCATTACACAG GTGGTTTCAGTGGTGCAAAACAGAAGCCTTCAGCAAACTGCACCAACCACAGCTTCTGCAAatgtttcctctccttcctcaccCTCTTCCTCCAAAAATCTCCCAAag GTAATGATTCCTTTGAGCAGCATCCCTACCTATAGTGCCTCCATGGACTCCTCTTCCTTCTTGAAGACCTCCTTCAGCAAGTTCCCATACCCCACAAAGGCTGAGCTCTGTTACCTGACTGTTGTCACAAAGTTCCCTGAGGAGCAGATCAAGATCTGGTTCACAGCCCAGAGACTTAAACAAGGTATCAGCTGGTCTCCTGAGGAGATTGAAGAAGCTAGGAGGAAGATGTTCAACACCATCATCCAGACGGCACCCTCCAGCTCACAGAACCAGACACAGAGTCACCACAGCCCAGCCCAACACACAATCACAGTCCTGCCTGCGTCACTGGGAGCCACAGGGATCCCTCACATCCTGCAGGGATCTCTTGTTGGCCAAGGAGGGGTAATTGTCACACAGCCTGTAATGGCCAATGGTATCCAGGTTAGCAGTGCTCCTGTTGCCTTGGCTGTCACACCAAAGCCCCAAGCAGCAGCCCGCCCCATGATGCAGGCCCGACCTACTGCAGCCCTGGTGGCAGACAAAGGCATCAGCATGGTGGTGGGGACAGTGGGCAGCAGCAGTACTGGGAGCAACATCATTAGCAGCAGTAATAGTAGTAGGAGTGCAGGAGGGGTCACTAGCAGTGTTACCAGTAGCAGTCAAGCTAGTGTCATCAACCTTAGTCTTGGAAGCAGTAATCATAGTAATGGTAAGATAAACAGTGTCAATGGCAAGCACAGCAGTACTATCACAGACTGCAATGACAAAAGTAATAGTAATGTTACCAGCCCTGTAAACGCTAAGAAGACTGATATCAGTAAAGCCAGCAACACCAGCATTGTGCAGAGTGACAACAAAGTTACCGCAGACGGCAAACCTATCAGCAGTGACAGCAACGCGAGCAGTGATGGACAGAAGTGCAAAGATAATAATGGTAGCagcaacaaaaatacaactAGCACAAGTGCAGATGATGTCGATCCCCCCACCAGTGACTCTCCAAccattaaaatggaaaatgcatCTTCCCCTGCCTCCAAATCTTCTTCTCCTTGTCCTGCAGCTCCTCTAAGCGGCACGTCTGGCACCCGGACACCAGTTAACACATTCCTTGACTCCAGTTTTTACAAGGGCAAGAAATCTCAGGAGCAGCTCAACGCTCTGAAGGATAGTTTTCAGATCAGCCAGTTTCCCGACCAGGAGGAGGTCGACCGCCTCATAGCACTGACTGGGCTCACAGTACGAGAGGTCCGCAAGTGGTTCAGTGACCGGCGCTACCACTTTCGCAACCTTAAAGGTACACGCACAAGCACAGGTGCACAGAATAAGTCTGGCACTGCAGCTGGAACAGGGAGCAGATCAAGTTTACCGGGGAGTGGCACCACCAACAGCGTCAACCCTGTTGACATGTCAGAAAGTGGCAGCAACTCTGGTTCAAAAACACCCCAGCACAGCTCTGCACCCTTGAGTCCAACTGCATCACAGATTCCCACGTCACCCACCACGCCTTCCCGACGACTTCCCAGACCACCTTCTCCTGATTTCACAGCTATCCGCTACAAGGAAAGAGAACCCCACCAG GTGAAGGCACTAGAGGCCAGCTTTTCCCAGGACAATGACCCATCAGGAGAAGAAGTGGACAGATTGCGGTCAGAGACAAAGATGACACGAAGGGAGATCCACGGTTGGTTTgctgagaggaggaagagagtggcagctgagaaaaaaaaggaggaggtggagcggGCAATGAGGGAGGAGGACGACGACGAGATGGAGGCTGATGGGGACGAGCGACAGAGACAGGATGGCTCTGGAGAACTGAAAGTGAACCCTATTAAAATAAACCTTAAGATGCTAAAGGTGACGGAGGCCAATGGCAAAGCGGAGGGCGAAGAGTTGGATAGCCCCGCCTTACCGCATCAGTTCAGCAGCACACCTGCATCCTCCCCAGGCACCACTCCATCTTCCACCCCCAAACCATCCCAAACCCTCACCCCAACACCCAAATCATCCCATTCTCCCAAACCCACAGCAATCCGAGGTAAAAAGACAGCGGAGCAGCTTCACCTGCTCAAACAAGTCTATGCTCGGACGCAGTGGCCCAGCGCCGCTCAGTACGATGAACTTATCTCTGCCACTGGCCTGCCCAGACCAGAAGTAGTGCGCTGGTTTGGAGACAGCCGTTATGTGCAGAAAAATGGCCAACTGAAGTGGCTGGAGGCGTACCAGAACATGGCTATAGAAGAGGACCTTCAGAAGGGAAACACACAGATCCTCCAGGACCACTTGGACATCCACGGCAGGCTGGAGGACTCACAG ACTTTTCTTTATTCTCAGTTACAGGAACTGGCTCAGGCCAGTGGTTTAACAGTGGACTTGGTGCAACATTGGTTCTCTGGCAAGGCGTCATTGCCCCTGACAGAACAAACTGCTGCCCGTGTGATAGGACCAAGACCAGTTGCACCAGGGTTACCAGCCGAGCCACGAACAACAGGATCCTCCCCTTTGGAGCCGCAGCCAGGAGGAGGGACGGAGGTGAAAATGGAGCAGTCGGTGTGTGGTGTCGCAACAGAGGAGAAGGCCAACACTGAGAAGACTGTGAATCCTACTGAAG GAACTGACTGA
- the zhx3 gene encoding zinc fingers and homeoboxes protein 3 isoform X1, which produces MSVQSDWESNCPRAVLQYRITTSLSEGGNGGRREGNTSPQEASPFCMETRHIEASQIFLQNCSENCKWTYGQILPPSFPHAWSIVSWKQLIFSLTPHLQPFDQPSPPCGHTMASKRKSTTPCMIPSKTIRPPEEVEQDSPVPLRASRISGGGVSSPLDPGESSKPEAGDTVKDGGGTYTCKPCNFETHDLNLFLDHVYTGHPDFRADPSFFCMNCGVSAPKFEGLALHNARVHPSTLNTTLQLRKKDRRIVVEQNLVMGMESGKDSEISITKTPIMRMLKGKSEPKRIVVSHSVSDETSSDPHSLTVSREAERKETAAVTVTHVPTIVHNGTTKVTLPSAIQIVNGSGALPMLKTPITQVVSVVQNRSLQQTAPTTASANVSSPSSPSSSKNLPKVMIPLSSIPTYSASMDSSSFLKTSFSKFPYPTKAELCYLTVVTKFPEEQIKIWFTAQRLKQGISWSPEEIEEARRKMFNTIIQTAPSSSQNQTQSHHSPAQHTITVLPASLGATGIPHILQGSLVGQGGVIVTQPVMANGIQVSSAPVALAVTPKPQAAARPMMQARPTAALVADKGISMVVGTVGSSSTGSNIISSSNSSRSAGGVTSSVTSSSQASVINLSLGSSNHSNGKINSVNGKHSSTITDCNDKSNSNVTSPVNAKKTDISKASNTSIVQSDNKVTADGKPISSDSNASSDGQKCKDNNGSSNKNTTSTSADDVDPPTSDSPTIKMENASSPASKSSSPCPAAPLSGTSGTRTPVNTFLDSSFYKGKKSQEQLNALKDSFQISQFPDQEEVDRLIALTGLTVREVRKWFSDRRYHFRNLKGTRTSTGAQNKSGTAAGTGSRSSLPGSGTTNSVNPVDMSESGSNSGSKTPQHSSAPLSPTASQIPTSPTTPSRRLPRPPSPDFTAIRYKEREPHQVKALEASFSQDNDPSGEEVDRLRSETKMTRREIHGWFAERRKRVAAEKKKEEVERAMREEDDDEMEADGDERQRQDGSGELKVNPIKINLKMLKVTEANGKAEGEELDSPALPHQFSSTPASSPGTTPSSTPKPSQTLTPTPKSSHSPKPTAIRGKKTAEQLHLLKQVYARTQWPSAAQYDELISATGLPRPEVVRWFGDSRYVQKNGQLKWLEAYQNMAIEEDLQKGNTQILQDHLDIHGRLEDSQTFLYSQLQELAQASGLTVDLVQHWFSGKASLPLTEQTAARVIGPRPVAPGLPAEPRTTGSSPLEPQPGGGTEVKMEQSVCGVATEEKANTEKTVNPTEGTD; this is translated from the exons ATGTCGGTGCAGAGTGACTGGGAGAGCAATTGCCCTAGAGCTGTCCTCCAATACCGCATCACTACCTCTCTGTCAGAGGGAGGGAAcggaggaaggagggaggggaaTACTTCTCCACAGGAAGCGTCACCATTTTGTATGGAGACAAGGCATATAGAG GCCTCACAGATTTTCCTTCAGAATTGCAGTGAGAACTGCAAGTGGACTTATGGACAAATCCTTCCACCCTCCTTCCCCCATGCCTGGTCTATAGTTAGCTGGAAGCAACTCATATTCTCACTCACACCCCACTTACAGCCATTTGACCAGCCCTCCCCACCCTGTGGTCACACCATGGCCAGCAAGAGGAAGTCTACTACTCCTTGTATGATACCTAGCAAAACTATACGTCCTCCAGAGGAGGTTGAACAGGACTCTCCTGTTCCTCTTCGTGCATCCAGGATTTCAGGAGGCGGTGTGTCTAGCCCCCTAGACCCCGGAGAGTCTTCCAAACCAGAGGCGGGGGACACTGTCAAAGATGGCGGCGGCACTTACACCTGTAAGCCTTGTAACTTTGAAACCCATGACCTTAACTTATTCTTGGATCATGTGTATACCGGGCACCCAGACTTCCGTGCAGATCCCAGCTTCTTTTGTATGAACTGTGGGGTTTCTGCACCCAAGTTTGAAGGGCTGGCCCTGCACAATGCCAGGGTTCACCCCAGCACGTTGAACACCACTTTGCAGCTGAGGAAAAAGGACAGGAGGATTGTGGTGGAGCAAAATCTGGTGATGGGGATGGAGTCAGGGAAGGACAGTGAGATTTCCATCACCAAAACCCCAATTATGAGGATGCTGAAGGGCAAATCAGAACCTAAACGGATAGTTGTGTCGCACTCAGTCTCTGACGAGACTTCATCAGACCCTCAttctctcactgtctccagAGAGGCTGAGAGGAAAGAGACTGCTGCAGTGACAGTCACTCATGTTCCCACCATAGTGCACAATGGAACCACTAAGGTCACCCTGCCCTCTGCAATCCAGATAGTCAATGGCTCTGGAGCATTACCGATGCTTAAGACACCCATTACACAG GTGGTTTCAGTGGTGCAAAACAGAAGCCTTCAGCAAACTGCACCAACCACAGCTTCTGCAAatgtttcctctccttcctcaccCTCTTCCTCCAAAAATCTCCCAAag GTAATGATTCCTTTGAGCAGCATCCCTACCTATAGTGCCTCCATGGACTCCTCTTCCTTCTTGAAGACCTCCTTCAGCAAGTTCCCATACCCCACAAAGGCTGAGCTCTGTTACCTGACTGTTGTCACAAAGTTCCCTGAGGAGCAGATCAAGATCTGGTTCACAGCCCAGAGACTTAAACAAGGTATCAGCTGGTCTCCTGAGGAGATTGAAGAAGCTAGGAGGAAGATGTTCAACACCATCATCCAGACGGCACCCTCCAGCTCACAGAACCAGACACAGAGTCACCACAGCCCAGCCCAACACACAATCACAGTCCTGCCTGCGTCACTGGGAGCCACAGGGATCCCTCACATCCTGCAGGGATCTCTTGTTGGCCAAGGAGGGGTAATTGTCACACAGCCTGTAATGGCCAATGGTATCCAGGTTAGCAGTGCTCCTGTTGCCTTGGCTGTCACACCAAAGCCCCAAGCAGCAGCCCGCCCCATGATGCAGGCCCGACCTACTGCAGCCCTGGTGGCAGACAAAGGCATCAGCATGGTGGTGGGGACAGTGGGCAGCAGCAGTACTGGGAGCAACATCATTAGCAGCAGTAATAGTAGTAGGAGTGCAGGAGGGGTCACTAGCAGTGTTACCAGTAGCAGTCAAGCTAGTGTCATCAACCTTAGTCTTGGAAGCAGTAATCATAGTAATGGTAAGATAAACAGTGTCAATGGCAAGCACAGCAGTACTATCACAGACTGCAATGACAAAAGTAATAGTAATGTTACCAGCCCTGTAAACGCTAAGAAGACTGATATCAGTAAAGCCAGCAACACCAGCATTGTGCAGAGTGACAACAAAGTTACCGCAGACGGCAAACCTATCAGCAGTGACAGCAACGCGAGCAGTGATGGACAGAAGTGCAAAGATAATAATGGTAGCagcaacaaaaatacaactAGCACAAGTGCAGATGATGTCGATCCCCCCACCAGTGACTCTCCAAccattaaaatggaaaatgcatCTTCCCCTGCCTCCAAATCTTCTTCTCCTTGTCCTGCAGCTCCTCTAAGCGGCACGTCTGGCACCCGGACACCAGTTAACACATTCCTTGACTCCAGTTTTTACAAGGGCAAGAAATCTCAGGAGCAGCTCAACGCTCTGAAGGATAGTTTTCAGATCAGCCAGTTTCCCGACCAGGAGGAGGTCGACCGCCTCATAGCACTGACTGGGCTCACAGTACGAGAGGTCCGCAAGTGGTTCAGTGACCGGCGCTACCACTTTCGCAACCTTAAAGGTACACGCACAAGCACAGGTGCACAGAATAAGTCTGGCACTGCAGCTGGAACAGGGAGCAGATCAAGTTTACCGGGGAGTGGCACCACCAACAGCGTCAACCCTGTTGACATGTCAGAAAGTGGCAGCAACTCTGGTTCAAAAACACCCCAGCACAGCTCTGCACCCTTGAGTCCAACTGCATCACAGATTCCCACGTCACCCACCACGCCTTCCCGACGACTTCCCAGACCACCTTCTCCTGATTTCACAGCTATCCGCTACAAGGAAAGAGAACCCCACCAG GTGAAGGCACTAGAGGCCAGCTTTTCCCAGGACAATGACCCATCAGGAGAAGAAGTGGACAGATTGCGGTCAGAGACAAAGATGACACGAAGGGAGATCCACGGTTGGTTTgctgagaggaggaagagagtggcagctgagaaaaaaaaggaggaggtggagcggGCAATGAGGGAGGAGGACGACGACGAGATGGAGGCTGATGGGGACGAGCGACAGAGACAGGATGGCTCTGGAGAACTGAAAGTGAACCCTATTAAAATAAACCTTAAGATGCTAAAGGTGACGGAGGCCAATGGCAAAGCGGAGGGCGAAGAGTTGGATAGCCCCGCCTTACCGCATCAGTTCAGCAGCACACCTGCATCCTCCCCAGGCACCACTCCATCTTCCACCCCCAAACCATCCCAAACCCTCACCCCAACACCCAAATCATCCCATTCTCCCAAACCCACAGCAATCCGAGGTAAAAAGACAGCGGAGCAGCTTCACCTGCTCAAACAAGTCTATGCTCGGACGCAGTGGCCCAGCGCCGCTCAGTACGATGAACTTATCTCTGCCACTGGCCTGCCCAGACCAGAAGTAGTGCGCTGGTTTGGAGACAGCCGTTATGTGCAGAAAAATGGCCAACTGAAGTGGCTGGAGGCGTACCAGAACATGGCTATAGAAGAGGACCTTCAGAAGGGAAACACACAGATCCTCCAGGACCACTTGGACATCCACGGCAGGCTGGAGGACTCACAG ACTTTTCTTTATTCTCAGTTACAGGAACTGGCTCAGGCCAGTGGTTTAACAGTGGACTTGGTGCAACATTGGTTCTCTGGCAAGGCGTCATTGCCCCTGACAGAACAAACTGCTGCCCGTGTGATAGGACCAAGACCAGTTGCACCAGGGTTACCAGCCGAGCCACGAACAACAGGATCCTCCCCTTTGGAGCCGCAGCCAGGAGGAGGGACGGAGGTGAAAATGGAGCAGTCGGTGTGTGGTGTCGCAACAGAGGAGAAGGCCAACACTGAGAAGACTGTGAATCCTACTGAAG GAACTGACTGA